The DNA segment cggcatgtgggaccttcccggaccggggcacaaacctgtgtcccctgcatcggcaggcggactctcaaccactgcgccaccagggaagcccagaggtcaTGATTCTTACTAAATGTTTGAAGTACACAAACCTACTTATTTAAAAGCTGCCTCATATCCTTTATGAATCAAGGTAGAAGAAGTATATaattaagcttttcttttttgcatcaTATAACTAATTCTCCGAGTCTATGTCAAAACATTTACATGAGAGATACAACTTTCTGCTTGAATATATGGAAATGTGGCAATCTATGTATATAGATAGCTAAGGACAATTGTGGTTAGCCTTTCTGGGGTATGAAAAGTGTTTGATTTTCATGAGTATTTACCTACATTCATTTATTGCCTACGTAGTTAAATGCAGGCACATATGGAATACTGAATAGACAGAACATTCTGCATTTCTCCTTTTGAAACGGGTATAGAATAGACACTCTGATTTGATCATTTAAGATCCATGACCAAATCATCTCTTTAtgccacataattttttttttcaagagcagAGCACTTAAACAACACTTGTACCTACTAAACCTGGGTTTTATGTGAAAATGATTTCACAGGGCACTGGAAACCCCAGGTTTCTTTTCGATCCTCTCGTGTCTTTAGAAAGCAATTCCTAAACCACCATTTCCATCACCCTTTTAATCTCTGCAAATTGTTCATAAGAGCTGCAGCAAGGCAGTCTGTCATCAATTATGTTCATAATGACAGTTCAATCATATATGCACTACCAGTGATTATTCTAAAGAAACattgcatttaaaagaattaactcTAGAAGAAATCATCACACATACCAGACTATTTATAGAAAACTAAAACTTCGCACGTGAAATAGttttctttcagatctttcagagtattttatatgtttataacagTAAGCAtacaaaacacaaatcaaaacaatgactTTGTATTCCATCATCTAACTCCTAGAACAACTTATGCACAACATCCAACCGTAATACACCCTTCACAGTTCAAGATTTATTTATCCTATTAAAAAGTGAACTTTAAACAATTATAAactctattttaaatttcttttatactgtgtaattttttaaaaatctctcaccCACTGAAGTTTGCCATTTATTCTTACAGTTAAGTTAGTTTTGTTagctttttaaactattttgcatatacatatatgctttttattttagaatagatgACCTATTCCAAATTTACCTATTTCTTCTGTGagataatatttatttctaaagacATGCTGTATACCAATGATAAACTGCTTTCATTCAAGCTGGTACTGATTTTCTCAAGTAATTCTTACTTGGCATTTTTGGCCAAATTCCAATAGCTACTAGCTTGTGACACTTGTGAAATTTCCACTAATTCTAAAAGCAAAAAACCGtttgagggcttccttggtggcacagtggttgagagtccgcccgccgatgcaggggacacaggttcgtgccccggcccgggaagatcccacatgccacgtatcagctgggcccgtgagctatggccactgagcctgcgtgtccggagcctgtgctccgcaacaggagaggccacgacagtgagaggcccgcataccgcaaaaaaaaaaaaaaaaaagtttgaatcaTCTTTTCAGTATTACCTCATGTAATTCCCTACAGAGTTACAAGATCAAATTTAGTACCTAATTTTCAAATACTTAATAAACACTAGGTTTACTGAAGAGTCATCTCATTGTTAGTTCACTTAACTGGGTATTTTGAGGCAATATTCAGTAAACTTCAAGTCCATCTGACAGATATGTTGTGATTTAAGACTCATTTtactaggtttttattttttgtttttttaaaggaaaccttATGAGGAAACTTTCATCAATCAGTTCTCCTCACTGCACTCAGTGTCTGTATAAAGtagattaataaaattatttcatatcaaGCTTTGTAAAGCGAATTATTGAaccaaaaattaaattgtttaaaatctaCCAAAACTGACATTGATTTATGAGGTGAACACTAGCCTACTGCATCAAGCACAATTCTCAACGAAGAATGCAGATAGAGACATAACAAATAGCTCCACAACATTCATAGTACACAGAacaaaaagggaaacattgagcaaCATTCTCTAATTATGTTAATTTCATAGTTCTTTCTTCTAAAATGTGTATAGTAAAACTTTATTAATAAATGCAAcaaataatttatcaaaaatGCCCCAAACTGAAGTTTCTCCTTCAAGTAAATGATAGCAGGTGTAAAGACTGATACGTTCCTTGATAATCACAAATTAATTTGTAAACGTAAGGTGATACATCTTTAATGTGACGTGTAGGAGAGAAAGAGACTTTAAATTCAATGAAACTTAGATTTGGAAAAATTgagtgcacttgagaaaaaaagttataaaagtatatattttaaaaagctatatgtATTCACGCAGGTATGTGTAGAGATATGGTACAACCTTTAGAATGACAAGCTCCtcacacaaaataataaatagaaataccattttgcttaaaattcaaagcattctttttttcctataaaagaaCCATTTAATTACATTCCAAGACATGTAAAAAATGTCAGATATTGTTCAATGGAAATGCTATTATATTCTAAAAAGTTTAAACTTTCTGTGTAAGCAAGATATACAAGTAAACTTGTTATCAcaataaagaatatatttcaatattGCCCTTGTTTCCcatatcatgtatttattttaatatttactctaaaaataatttttatggacttccctggtggcacagtggttaagaatctgcctgccaatgcaggggacacgggttcgagccctggtctgggaagatcccacatgccacggagcaactaagcccacgtgccacaactactgcgcctgcactctagagcctgcgagccacaactactgagcccgtgaaccacaactactgaagcctgcgcacctagagctcgggctccgcaacaagagaagccaccgcaatgagaaaccggcacaccgcaacaaagagtagcccctgcttgccgcaaccagagaaagcctgccagcagcaatgaagacccaacacaaccaaaaaataaataattaattaatttaaaaaataaatacataaaaataaaaataatttttaaaacatagaaaaatttaaatttctagctTAAGTTCATAATCCTAGGGTGAGAGAGTTGTGCCATACTGGTCAATTTTCATACTTTTACCCCTTTGGTGTAGCCTAACGTTATTATCCCCTAGAAGGGGaggtttctagtttttctttttgttttttaagaaccATTTAATTGGCCCTTATTATTATGATGATTCCAACAACAATCATGTCTTAACACCCTCTACTCATTCTCACATTGtactaaaaatcatttaaatttaaaatgtattcattggTCAGAAAACTATTTTCAATCTAAAAATCTGAGTATCAGGAAAGAGTGACTCCAGATTTTTTTAATAGGAGTTAAACTGCAAGGAATTTGCATTTGTGAAGAAATTATGAAAGGATGAGGTGGGGGGTTGTCCAGTTCTCTAGTCTCTTCCTCCTGTCCTCCCAAGGAGAGAGAGTCCCACTCCCCTCGGCCCTAGCTGCATTTCAGCACACCAGGGAAAGAGCTGAGGGTTAAGAGACGGAGGCTTGGCGGGGAGGCATGTGGGTATTGTGGAAACCCTCCTCTCTGCCATCCCCCGttgcaggaggaggagggagaaataaCAAAGTCATATAAATACAAGTGTAAAATTATCATAAGAGACTCATAATAATTGAAATGAACATTCAAAAACACAGAGTCTTTTAGAAGgactaaaaagaaaccaaatttcagaaattggcaaacattttaaaaataatttttttaaaactttgtgttTCATCTTTGTAACAGTTTTGCTTCCTCTTTATAATCATAAATTTTGCTACAAAATACTAGTATCTTGACCTGCTTCATTTTATTCCTTCCCAACTGCaaagacaatattttaaagcTACTTCCCAAAAGTGAGAATTTTACTAATCAAATTATTTCACAACTATTTTAACCTAATCACAAATGTAGCAAGTGTCTCATTTCTAAAAGGCACTTATCTTCTTGAGTGTCAAGCAGAAAGTTATATTTTCAAACACAGTTTTTCTTTATAAGGAAATTCAGGATACATTAGAAATCTACTTGCCACCTTAGAAAAACAACATTTCCCTTTAAGTAACTGACTGGTTTCTCAAAGTCTCTCAGGCCCCTTTCTCTGAGCTCCTGTCTGACAACAGCAAATCCTCTATCTGGGGAAGGCTCCTACTTCAGAGTTGTTTTTGCCAAATAATTTTGGCCCTAAGGTTAACAAACACATGAGAAATTTTCATTAACTACCACATTTTTGTCAGAAAGCTGAGATTCTGCTGAATCTTTTTATCTAGGAAATGTTTCTATATGTCTGCCACAGCCCATTTATTAAGTTTTCAGTGGTGtgatacataaaattacaaaaacctaaaCTGTGAAAAGAGCAAGGTATCAAACTATATGCTACCCCCTGTGTGTAAAATGGTAGTATGCTTCAAGATGTACAGACTATGCCAGAAGAAACAGGTAAtagtgcctctgaggagggaaaaTGGGAGGCTTGAGGGAAAGtgggaggatgggaaggggagGAACATCTCTTTTCACTTTGTTCTCTTTGGTAGtatttggttttggggttttttttctgagTGCCGGCAttgtttttaagtaaagaaaaaaaccaacaagaAAACATTTCTCAGAAACGTATTTCCTATGAAATCCAATTTCACAAGTCAATAGTATTCAAGAATCTACTGAGTATAAATTTCCATACATAATTTAGGCAGACAACAATATGAtgaaatgaatttgataaagagCTTTAATGGAGCATCAATTGGATTATTCTAATTTGTATCTGTATATAAATGTAGATACACATCCTCCAGACTACACCTATTTCCAGAATCATCTGCACACATCCAAACAGTGTTTCCAGCATGAAGTTATGTAATTTCTGGAATGAAACACAAACAAATGATAGGGAAAAATGTTGAagattgtggattttttttcgaGAACTGTTCACCTCCAGTAAAGGAGAACTAATTAGGGTATCAAGTTCCCAAGCAGCCACAAAGTGACTATCTGCAGAGAGCCCCGAGATATGATAAAGTGCTTTTTTATTTAAAGGTGGGAACTTTCCAGATGTAAATGAACTTGTAGCAAGACCCACTAcagctgaaaaacaaaataagcaacaAATCGTAGTTTAACCACTCAATGTGAACTGCTACCCTAaagttctataaaaatattacacaAGATGAAATGTATAGcctgaaaacagaataaataataattgtctaaaaaaaactataattgtAAACACTTTTGCACTTTGGGTAACTCAACAACACGAATGAAGACTGTGATAATAGGTTTCACTTCTAAAACATGTTTCGActtgaaaactaaaatataacGGTTCACAAATGACTTTTATATCCATAGATGTTATAAAAGCTACTTTTACTTACTCTCTTGTCTCTGAGGAAAGTTTGAAAGGAAAGACTTCTTACTATTTTTAAGAGAATCAAGTAAACAATACAATTTGAATGAAACCAGAACTTAAAAACCAAACTGCAGTTTTTAAGATTCTAGCAACTACTTAAATACATACGATACATGAATACTTCATTGTATTAaatcactaatttaaaaaaattaagtaggcAATTCCAGTGCAGGTGAGGATGAAGACCTAGCCCAAGTGTTTCAAGCTGAGGAAAGACCTGTAGAAGTAGTGTGGTGCAAAAACTGTAGCAATACTAATCTTACTAAGTCAGCAACTGACATCTGGAAACAATCATGATACCTTGTCTTTTGgatctttcagtattttaaaatactaatactCTACACACTTGCCTGGTTGACACTTTCTTCCCATAGGTGAATACTGGTCCCTCCCCCCCAACACCCACCCCCAGATTCTTTGCAAAActcactaaaataaacaaaacaatgattaaaataataagagCAAAACCATGGAAGACATTTCAACCAAAGCACTGAAACCAAACAAGGAAATGGTAACTGTTCTTCCCTTCAAGACTGTGTACTATTAGGTTTTATGTTCTATCAGGTTAAACTGGAATTGTTTTCATACAtcctgttcttctttttctaaacaaTAAAATCTTGCTTAAGAAAGCactctccttgtttttctttctcctgcccCAGTCTCCAGGAAAACTTAAAAACTGCATCTTCATTTCCctggttgtttcatttttttaactgcagggctgttttaaaaatttagtcaGTATGCTTCTCACACTTCTTTTGTCTTATTCTTTGTGGTGTTCAGCATTCAGAGGAAAGTTCACAATGTCTAAGTTCTTTGCTATGCAGGTAAATATGCAAATCAAAGGATGACAAAGTTttttttagaatcagtttatctacagtatttttcaagagaaactacCATTTTCACCTGATCTGTGCATCCATTTCATAATCCTTGAGCAggttatatttttcataaaacaataaaaagaccCATTTCGAATAGCTAGAAATATTTGGATTTTCGcggtgttttctttctcttctttttgatcATTGTAGTGATAGGCCAGTAATCCCTAAGTTGGATATTTGTACTCGGGCGGAtgcggggaaaaaaaaagtggggcggggggggggaagaaacCTGTAAAGAACTTTGCAGGTGCAAGCTGAACAGGAAACATTCGAAAGATAAAAATGTACCCTCTTTCCCTTACCCGACCTCCATccccagagaagaaacagaatactTACAAGTTAGCATCTGTGTATTTGTATCTctatgttttctctcttctttggatTTGGATACTTTGAGCTAATTTGGAAGTGCCCGTTTGGTTGTCCACAAAATGATGCTTGAGAATCTAAGGATGCATAAATTAGAAGCCCTACAAAGGCACAGAACGGTCACTGTACCTCACTCTTTATGCGCTCTTATGGTGGGACCCAAgagcctttccttttctctttctttctctctttttttttttttttttaacactttagaTGATGGAGCGAGTGAGAGGCTGGTAGCTAGAGACGAATAGGTGAGCCCTGCACCATCCCCCCCTCAACTTAACACCACATACCCCCTCCCCAATTACACTGGACTTTGCTACGAAGTCAGTAGTTTTAGGAAAACTGGGGTCTGGATCGGCAGAGGCGCGGAATCCTTCACTTCAAGCCTCGACGCCGGCCTCGGAGTTTCTATTTCTGGTGCTCCAGGGTTGGGATAACGGCCGGGATGGAGGCGGGAAGCATGGAGAAAGCAAAGGGGAGTGATCTTTTCAAGAAACACCCAACTGCCCCCTTTACCTTTTTTGTCTCCActatggggaggtggggggccgAGAGAAAAAGATGTCAATGACCATTGTTTGCTCGTGTGCGATGTTGCTCCGCCCCCCGAGTCTGTCGTAAACCTGGCGCGGGACTAAAATAAACCCCAGATCCCGCAGCTCCGGGGGCTCGCCGCGCCGCCGACTCCTGGTCACAGGCGCTGCCGCCCCGGCCCAGGTGGCGGCGACCCACGGCCGCCgcgtcccgcccgccccggtccCCCCTACCTGGCCGTCCGCCGAGCCATGTCGTTGAGCCCCAAGCACACGACGCCCTTCTCCGTGTCCGACATCCTGAGCCCCATCGAGGAGACCTACAAGAAGTTCGGCGGCGCCATGGACGGTGCGCCGCCCGGCCTGGGGGCGCCTCTGGGGGCCGCGGCCGCCGCCTACCGCGCGCCGCCGACCGGGCCCTCCTCGCAAGCGGCGGCCGTGGCGGGCATGCAGCCCCCGCACGCCATGGCGGGCCACaacgcggcggcggcggcagcagcagcggcggcggcggcggcggcggccgccaCCTACCACATGCCGCCCGGCGTCCCGCAGTTCCCGCACGGCGCCATGGGTGGCTACTGCAACGGCGGCCTGGGCAACATGGGCGAGCTGCCCGCCTACACGGACGGCATGCGGAGCGGCGCGGCCGCCGCGGCCACCGGCTGGTACGGCGCCAACCCGGACCCGCGCTTCTCGTCAAGTGAGCGGGGCCGGGAACGCGGGACGGAGGGCAGCGGACCGCGCGGGCTTTTCCCGCCACAGTCCGAGGCGCGGGGGGCGCTGGGACCGGGCTCGGAGCGCGCGGGGTGTCCTGGGACCCTGAGCGCGCGGGGGGCGCTAGGACCCGGCCGGGGTCGCGCGGGGCGTCCTGGGCCCCTGCGCGCGCGGGGGGTGCTGGGCCCCTGGGCGCGCGGGGCGTCCTGGGACCCGCCGGGGCCACGCCGGCGTCGCGGCTGCAGCGGTGTGAAGCGAGCTGGGTGGCGGCTGACTGGCATTCCCTTTGGGCCCCTCCCCAGTCTCCAGGTTCATGGGGCCGTCAGCGGGAGTGAACGTGGCCGGCATGGGGTCGCTACCGGGCATCGCGGACGCCGCCAAGTCGCTGGCGCCCCTGCatacggcggcggcggcgccgccGCGGAGGAAGCGCCGCGTGCTGTTCTCGCAGGCGCAGGTCTACGAGCTGGAGCGGCGCTTCAAGCAGCAGAAGTACTTATCGGCGCCCGAGCGCGAGCACCTGGCCAGCATGATCCACTTGACGCCTACGCAGGTCAAGATCTGGTTCCAGAACCACCGGTACAAGATGAAGCGGCAGGCCAA comes from the Delphinus delphis chromosome 15, mDelDel1.2, whole genome shotgun sequence genome and includes:
- the NKX2-4 gene encoding homeobox protein Nkx-2.4, translating into MSLSPKHTTPFSVSDILSPIEETYKKFGGAMDGAPPGLGAPLGAAAAAYRAPPTGPSSQAAAVAGMQPPHAMAGHNAAAAAAAAAAAAAAAATYHMPPGVPQFPHGAMGGYCNGGLGNMGELPAYTDGMRSGAAAAATGWYGANPDPRFSSISRFMGPSAGVNVAGMGSLPGIADAAKSLAPLHTAAAAPPRRKRRVLFSQAQVYELERRFKQQKYLSAPEREHLASMIHLTPTQVKIWFQNHRYKMKRQAKDKAAQQLQQEVGLGPPPPSPRRVAVPVLVKDGKPCQNGAATPTPGQAGPQPPAPTPAPELEELSPSPPALHGPGGGLAALDAAAGDYGGGALGANLLYGRTW